A window of Ammospiza nelsoni isolate bAmmNel1 chromosome 19, bAmmNel1.pri, whole genome shotgun sequence contains these coding sequences:
- the MBTD1 gene encoding MBT domain-containing protein 1 isoform X2 — protein sequence MENTKELAFHIFCKPLLHSFISQTERSSQVERKHRDSFGMFDGYDSCSEDTSSSSSSDESEEEVAPLPSSLPIIKNNGQVYTYPDGKSGMATCEMCGMVGVRDAFYSKTKRFCSVSCSRSYSSNSKKASILARLQVAGKPPTKKAKVLQKQPLVAKLAAYAQYQATLQNQAKTKAAVPVEGFSWGNYINSNSFTAAPVTCFKHAPMGTCWGDIAEGVRVEVPNTDCSLPTKVFWIAGIVKLAGYNALLRYEGFENDSSLDFWCNICGSDIHPVGWCATSGKPLVPPRSIQHKYTNWKAFLVKRLTGAKTLPPDFSQKVSESMQYPFKTSMRVEVVDKTHLCRTRVAVVDSVVGGRLRLVYEESEDKTDDFWCHMYSPLIHHIGWSRSIGHRFKRSDITKKQDGHFDAPPHLFMKVKEVDAAGEWFKEGMKLEAIDPLNLSAICVATIRKVLADGYLMIGIDGSEAADGSDWFCYHATSPSIFPVGFCEINMIELTPPRGYAKLPFKWFDYLRETDSIAAPVKLFNKEVPNHGFHVGMKLEAVDLMEPRLVCVATVTRIIHRLLRIHFDGWEDEYDQWVDCESPDLYPVGWCQLTGYQLQPPAPQSSRDSQSSSSKQKKKAKSQQYKGHKKMTSLQLKEELLDGEEYSFLQGTSDQESNGSASYYIKQEP from the exons acaGAACGTAGTTCACAAGTGGAAAGGAAACACCGAGACTCATTCGGCATGTTTGACGGTTATGATAGTTGTAGTGAggacaccagcagcagctccagttcAGATGAAAGTGAGGAGGAGGTTGCTCCTTTGCCATCCAGTCTCCCAATTATCAAGAACAACGGGCAAGTTTATACTTATCCAGATGGCAAATCTGGCATGG CTACGTGTGAGATGTGTGGGATGGTTGGTGTCCGAGATGCTTTTTACTCTAAAACCAAGCGCTTCTGCAGTGTGTCGTGCTCCAGAAGCTATTCCTCCAACTCCAAGAAGGCCAGCATTCTGGCCAGGCTTCAGGTAGCG ggtaAACCTCCAACAAAGAAGGCTAAAGTTCTACAAAAACAGCCCTTAGTGGCTAAATTAGCAGCATATGCCCAGTACCAAGCAACTTTACAAAACCAGGCAAAGACAAAAGCAG CTGTCCCTGTGGAAGGTTTCAGCTGGGGTAACTACATCAATAGTAATAGCTTTACAGCAGCTCCTGTTACCTGCTTTAAACAC GCACCCATGGGGACTTGCTGGGGTGATATTGCAGAAGGAGTGCGAGTGGAGGTTCCAAACACTGACTGCAGCCTACCTACCAAAGTCTTCTGGATAGCTGGAATTGTAAAATTAGCAG GCTACAATGCTCTGCTGAGATATGAAGGATTTGAAAATGATTCAAGTCTTGACTTCTGGTGCAACATTTGTGGGTCTGACATCCACCCAGTTGGTTGGTGTGCAACCAGTGGGAAGCCCTTAGTTCCTCCTCGCA GCATCCAACACAAATACACAAACTGGAAAGCTTTTCTAGTGAAACGACTTACTGGTGCCAAAACACTTCCTCCTGACTTTTCTCAGAAG GTGTCTGAGAGTATGCAGTACCCATTCAAAACTTCCATGAGGGTAGAAGTAGTGGACAAGACGCACCTCTGCCGGACAAGAGTGGCAGTGGTGGATAGTGTTGTTGGGGGCCGCCTGAGATTGGTGTATGAAGAGAGTGAGGACAAAACTGATGACTTCTGGTGCCATATGTACAGCCCACTCATTCATCATATTGGCTGGTCTCGAAGTATAGGACACAGGTTCAAAAGATCTG ATATTACAAAGAAACAGGACGGACATTTTGATGCACCCCCACACTTATTTATGAAG GTAAAAGAGGTTGATGCAGCTGGAGAGTGGTTTAAAGAAGGAATGAAATTGGAAGCTATAGACCCCCTAAACCTTTCAGCAATATGTGTGGCAACTATCAGAAAG GTATTAGCAGATGGCTATCTTATGATTGGGATTGATGGCTCAGAAGCAGCAGATGGGTCTGATTGGTTTTGTTACCATGCCACTTCCCCTTCTATTTTCCCTGTTGGTTTCTGTGAAATTAACATGATTGAACTAACTCCGCCCAGAG GTTATGCAAAACTCCCTTTTAAATGGTTTGACTACCTCAGGGAAACTGACTCAATAGCTGCACCAGTAAAACTCTTCAATAAG GAAGTTCCAAACCATGGGTTTCATGTTGGCATGAAACTGGAAGCAGTAGATCTGATGGAGCCTCGCCTGGTGTGTGTGGCCACAGTAACGCGCATTATTCACCGGCTTCTGAGGATACACTTTGATGGGTGGGAAGATGAATATGATCAGTGGGTGGATTGTGAGTCCCCAGATCTGTATCCTGTGGGATGGTGTCAGCTCACTGGATACCAGCTCCAGCCTCCAGCGCCACAGT CATCAAGAGATAGCCAGTCAAGTTCGtccaaacagaagaaaaaagctaAATCACAACAGTACAAAGGACATAAGAAAA